A part of Melittangium boletus DSM 14713 genomic DNA contains:
- a CDS encoding winged helix-turn-helix transcriptional regulator: MRSKRHDPKSGCPVEATVSVVGGLWKPLILFHLMGGTLRFMELTRRIPKATQRMLTLQLRELEDDGVIVRRVYPQVPPKVEYELTPFGRSLAPVLLTLREWGVAYLRSQGVEPDALPTCAASEPLASPRRP; this comes from the coding sequence ATGCGATCCAAGCGCCATGATCCCAAGAGCGGTTGCCCAGTGGAAGCCACGGTCTCGGTGGTCGGCGGGCTGTGGAAGCCGCTGATCCTGTTCCACCTGATGGGCGGCACGCTGCGCTTCATGGAACTCACGCGGCGCATCCCGAAAGCCACACAACGCATGCTCACGCTGCAGCTGCGCGAGCTGGAGGACGACGGCGTCATCGTGCGCCGCGTCTATCCGCAGGTGCCGCCGAAGGTCGAGTACGAACTCACGCCGTTCGGTCGCTCATTGGCGCCGGTACTGCTCACGCTGCGCGAATGGGGCGTGGCCTACCTGCGCAGTCAGGGTGTCGAACCCGATGCGTTGCCGACGTGTGCGGCGAGCGAGCCGTTGGCATCGCCACGGAGGCCGTGA
- a CDS encoding DUF2809 domain-containing protein, with product MQTDVSRAVPPSRSRVLLVPALLLTVVLGLGSRSGMARHVLPRFLTDYAGDTLWATLVYLGVLLLWPWLSVWRAATGSLGFAFLIEGSQLFHPPWLDALRSHTLVALVLGRGFLVSDLFCYAAGVALGVGLDVAFLSPAARRSDAKGSPSRPR from the coding sequence ATGCAGACCGATGTTTCGCGCGCCGTCCCACCGTCCCGCTCCCGCGTGCTCCTGGTGCCAGCCCTGCTCCTCACCGTCGTGCTGGGGTTGGGCTCTCGCTCCGGGATGGCCCGGCACGTGCTGCCGCGCTTCCTCACCGACTACGCGGGTGACACGCTGTGGGCCACGCTCGTTTATCTGGGCGTGCTCTTGCTCTGGCCTTGGCTGTCCGTGTGGCGCGCGGCGACGGGGAGCCTGGGCTTCGCGTTCCTCATCGAAGGCAGCCAGCTCTTCCATCCGCCCTGGCTCGATGCGCTCCGCTCCCACACCCTCGTCGCCCTGGTGCTGGGCCGGGGATTCCTCGTGTCGGACCTCTTCTGTTATGCGGCGGGCGTGGCGCTCGGCGTGGGGCTCGACGTGGCGTTTCTGTCCCCGGCCGCCAGGAGGTCGGACGCGAAGGGCTCACCCTCCCGCCCGAGATAG
- a CDS encoding Atu1372/SO_1960 family protein, which yields MNLLDSISRLTFQLALVFFWAGCATHTTARAATEEKSAMERPNRETTVLILINSKNGSTVRLATEIAAGVEKEHVRAVIKKVPTIDAKDAELFKEIPVATIDELPGYDGIAFGSPIHFGNMSADMRHFLDQGIKIWVDQSLAGVPATVFMAGGSGLGRESAILSFWNNLASQGMTLVTTGNIGAAAAGARALNGNTPFGITTIAGREPKNTLSEAEVDIAREQGAALARAARALSSERPHAKKSASVPAPPKRRTIDTSALGLPKAPKPVGNYRAAVRSGNLVFINQIALKDGKVLHPGVIGKDVSLEQAKEATKQTMQNVLAVLADALDGDLNRVERCVQLTGIFNTPSGFAEHAQVMNAASDYVVEVLGDAGPHARGTLGAASLPLNSAVEIQAIFEVR from the coding sequence ATGAACCTGCTTGATTCGATTTCTCGACTGACGTTTCAGCTAGCGCTCGTCTTCTTCTGGGCTGGCTGCGCGACCCACACGACGGCAAGAGCCGCCACAGAGGAGAAGTCCGCCATGGAGAGGCCCAATCGTGAAACCACGGTGCTGATCCTCATCAACTCGAAGAACGGAAGCACCGTCCGTCTCGCCACGGAGATTGCCGCTGGCGTGGAGAAGGAGCACGTGCGGGCCGTCATCAAGAAAGTGCCGACGATCGACGCGAAGGACGCGGAGCTCTTCAAGGAAATCCCCGTGGCCACGATCGACGAGCTTCCCGGATATGACGGCATCGCCTTCGGCTCGCCGATCCACTTCGGAAACATGAGCGCCGACATGCGCCACTTCCTCGACCAGGGCATCAAGATCTGGGTGGACCAATCCCTCGCGGGTGTGCCGGCGACGGTCTTCATGGCCGGAGGAAGCGGGCTCGGGCGCGAGTCGGCGATTCTGTCGTTCTGGAACAACCTCGCGTCGCAAGGCATGACGCTCGTCACGACCGGAAACATCGGCGCGGCCGCGGCGGGTGCTCGAGCGCTCAATGGGAACACGCCCTTCGGGATCACGACCATCGCGGGGCGCGAGCCGAAGAACACGCTCTCGGAAGCCGAGGTCGATATCGCCCGCGAGCAAGGCGCCGCGCTCGCGCGCGCGGCACGTGCCCTGAGCAGTGAGCGACCGCACGCCAAGAAGAGCGCCTCGGTGCCCGCGCCACCGAAGAGGAGGACGATCGACACGTCGGCGCTCGGGTTGCCCAAAGCACCGAAGCCCGTCGGAAACTATCGAGCCGCCGTTCGATCCGGCAACCTCGTGTTCATCAACCAAATCGCCCTGAAGGACGGCAAGGTCCTCCATCCGGGAGTCATCGGGAAGGACGTCTCGCTCGAGCAGGCGAAAGAGGCAACGAAGCAGACCATGCAGAACGTCCTGGCCGTCCTGGCGGATGCCCTCGACGGAGACCTGAACCGCGTCGAGCGCTGCGTCCAGTTGACCGGGATCTTCAACACACCGAGCGGCTTCGCCGAGCACGCCCAGGTGATGAATGCGGCTTCCGACTACGTGGTCGAAGTCCTCGGCGACGCGGGCCCTCACGCGCGCGGCACGCTGGGAGCCGCGTCGCTGCCTCTGAATAGTGCCGTTGAGATTCAGGCGATCTTCGAGGTCAGATGA
- a CDS encoding SRPBCC family protein, with protein MSPSSPEQLDLTISRVIKAPRQAIWSAWTTPASFEQWWVPAPARCKVQEMDLRPGGALVTRISENGGEFLPHLTGCYLAVDALERIVFTNSLVAGWRPAEQPFMTAIITLRDHPQGTHYVAQVMHKNGADRALHETMGFHDGWGGVTEQLARLVE; from the coding sequence ATGAGTCCGTCTTCACCCGAGCAACTCGACCTGACCATCTCGCGCGTCATCAAGGCCCCCCGACAGGCCATCTGGAGCGCCTGGACGACCCCCGCGAGCTTCGAGCAGTGGTGGGTCCCCGCGCCGGCCCGGTGCAAGGTCCAGGAGATGGATCTCCGCCCCGGTGGCGCACTCGTCACGCGCATCAGCGAGAACGGGGGCGAGTTCCTGCCCCATCTGACTGGCTGCTATCTCGCCGTCGACGCGCTCGAACGGATCGTCTTCACCAACTCCCTGGTCGCCGGCTGGAGACCCGCGGAGCAGCCCTTCATGACCGCCATCATCACACTGCGAGACCATCCCCAGGGCACCCACTACGTCGCCCAGGTGATGCACAAGAACGGAGCCGACCGGGCCTTGCACGAAACCATGGGCTTTCATGATGGGTGGGGCGGCGTCACCGAGCAGCTCGCCCGACTCGTGGAGTGA
- a CDS encoding AraC family transcriptional regulator codes for MKRTRQPSARHLRQIPFAGAKELPVPIFFRTERMPSNATYPLMLHHWGELIYSFSGIVEVTAGDEHVLAPPRLGLWIPAETEHVGFNEAEAVHCSVYINNRLCERMPKTLCGVIVTPLVRAILEHLRDHEASDDDPAARARLLRVLVDQIANCSTTGSYIPRASDPVLDEVLSALKQNPADNRSIAELARAFHLSERTLIRRCEHDLGMSLTEWRQRLRLVTALPLLRSGRGVESVALDLGYATSSSFIAMFRRLMGTSPRQFVTQLPTPSGKAATLPARRRRTSA; via the coding sequence ATGAAGCGCACTCGTCAACCCTCAGCTCGTCATCTTCGGCAGATCCCCTTCGCTGGCGCGAAGGAGCTGCCGGTCCCGATCTTCTTCAGGACCGAGCGGATGCCGTCGAACGCCACGTACCCGCTGATGCTCCACCACTGGGGCGAACTCATCTACTCGTTCAGCGGCATCGTCGAGGTCACGGCGGGCGACGAGCATGTGCTGGCACCGCCGCGGCTCGGTCTGTGGATTCCCGCCGAGACCGAGCACGTTGGATTCAACGAAGCGGAGGCCGTTCATTGCTCCGTGTACATCAACAACCGGCTCTGCGAGCGCATGCCGAAGACGCTCTGCGGGGTCATCGTGACGCCGTTGGTTCGTGCGATCTTGGAGCACCTGCGCGACCACGAGGCATCGGACGATGACCCTGCTGCCCGCGCGCGACTCCTGCGCGTGCTTGTCGACCAAATCGCGAACTGCTCGACGACGGGGAGCTACATCCCGCGCGCAAGCGACCCGGTGCTCGACGAGGTGCTCTCGGCGCTCAAGCAGAACCCCGCCGACAACCGCTCGATCGCGGAACTCGCGCGCGCGTTTCACCTGAGCGAGCGAACGCTCATTCGTCGATGCGAGCACGACCTCGGGATGTCGCTCACCGAGTGGCGTCAACGGCTGCGGCTGGTCACGGCGCTGCCCCTGCTTCGTTCGGGCCGCGGCGTCGAGTCCGTCGCGCTGGATCTCGGCTACGCGACGTCGTCGTCGTTCATCGCGATGTTCCGGCGCTTGATGGGCACGAGCCCAAGGCAGTTCGTCACGCAGCTCCCGACGCCATCAGGCAAGGCGGCGACCTTGCCAGCGCGGAGACGTCGGACGAGCGCGTGA
- a CDS encoding enoyl-CoA hydratase/isomerase family protein, with translation MTQRQATPSLFNIEAHGPTLVVRIDGGPLQLFSADVALQLEALVDRVDKDPDVRAVVFASTHPRRFMSHADVKWLQEGGADYVARQQTGAPPPAPAEGYVGLDRLHAIFLRMNSIGVVFVAALEGQALGLGAEFAWACDLRVMADTDAFIGQPEVLMGIMPGGGGSQRLTRLVGSHRSLVAILEGKPFTPAQALEFGAVDAVVPKADVVARAIELAHHLGKRDKAAVGAIKRAIYFGGSLPLPDGIKLEAKEFLTLNVSAHGQKVMLAYQRKTAELGELPLYAPEGYDAALRAGQVV, from the coding sequence ATGACACAACGACAAGCCACGCCCTCTCTCTTCAATATCGAAGCGCACGGCCCCACGCTGGTGGTGCGCATCGACGGCGGTCCGCTGCAGCTCTTCAGCGCCGACGTGGCGCTGCAGCTCGAAGCGCTCGTGGACCGCGTGGACAAGGACCCCGATGTGCGTGCGGTGGTCTTCGCCAGCACGCATCCGCGGCGGTTCATGAGCCATGCGGACGTGAAATGGCTGCAGGAAGGCGGCGCCGACTACGTCGCGCGCCAGCAGACGGGTGCGCCGCCGCCGGCGCCCGCGGAGGGCTACGTTGGGCTCGACCGCCTGCACGCGATCTTCCTTCGCATGAACAGCATCGGCGTGGTGTTCGTCGCCGCACTCGAGGGCCAGGCGCTGGGGCTCGGCGCGGAGTTCGCATGGGCCTGCGACCTGCGGGTGATGGCCGACACGGACGCCTTCATCGGTCAGCCGGAAGTGCTGATGGGGATCATGCCGGGCGGCGGCGGCAGCCAGCGCCTGACCCGGCTGGTCGGGTCTCATCGCTCGCTCGTCGCGATCCTCGAAGGCAAGCCATTCACGCCCGCGCAGGCACTGGAGTTCGGTGCGGTGGATGCGGTGGTGCCGAAGGCCGACGTCGTCGCGAGGGCCATCGAGCTCGCCCATCATCTCGGCAAGCGCGACAAGGCGGCCGTAGGCGCCATCAAGCGTGCGATCTACTTCGGTGGCTCGCTACCGCTGCCAGACGGCATCAAGCTCGAAGCCAAGGAGTTCCTGACGCTCAACGTCTCCGCGCATGGTCAGAAGGTGATGCTCGCCTACCAGCGGAAGACAGCCGAGCTTGGGGAGCTTCCGCTCTACGCTCCTGAGGGCTATGACGCCGCGCTACGGGCAGGGCAGGTCGTCTAG
- a CDS encoding YcjF family protein: MSIEDEEKSARAAKVVRNYMFGSAAAGILPIPPLLDAGLLWGVQLRMLHQLAKIYEVEFSQQRALAILGALSGLGLTVSVGTLLWMLVPVPGKILFNLAGLTLPPASTYALGQVFIQHFESGGTFLTFDEKRAKKVYEENLARGQQEAIQSYAGIKP, translated from the coding sequence ATGAGCATTGAAGACGAAGAGAAGTCGGCGCGGGCGGCGAAGGTCGTGCGGAACTACATGTTCGGCTCGGCGGCCGCCGGAATCTTGCCGATCCCCCCCCTTCTGGACGCGGGGCTCCTCTGGGGAGTGCAGTTGCGGATGCTCCACCAGCTCGCCAAAATCTACGAGGTGGAGTTCTCCCAGCAGCGGGCGCTCGCGATCCTGGGTGCCCTCTCCGGACTCGGCCTCACGGTGTCGGTGGGAACCCTGCTGTGGATGCTGGTGCCCGTGCCCGGCAAGATCTTGTTCAACCTCGCCGGACTCACGCTCCCGCCCGCGTCCACGTACGCGCTCGGGCAGGTGTTCATCCAGCATTTCGAGTCCGGAGGAACCTTCCTGACGTTCGACGAGAAGCGGGCGAAGAAGGTCTATGAAGAGAACCTCGCGCGGGGCCAGCAGGAGGCCATTCAAAGCTACGCGGGGATCAAACCCTAG
- a CDS encoding LysR family transcriptional regulator encodes MELRHLRYFVTIAEEQSFRRAAERLHVSQSPLSRQMKDLEEEMGVELFEPEGRGIKLTAAGKAFAERARSILASVDAAVDEAKGVAEGRLGTVVIGFETGTTFMGALLSLVAAFRRRTPRVGLQLIPMSSVEQWAALRQGTIAFGYGAYAPHDDTLGHLEMTRDRLGLLVSAEHRLARIKKLRLRDIESERVLLQPRQLYPRLHADIITAARERGATLHVTAEVLDLEALLALVVIGDAVTFLTEKFWEPAARTSLVWREVEDLHIHLSEVVTWRAEDEDAPVVRALIESARQVSPLPRHAATSEATERKRRGKR; translated from the coding sequence ATGGAACTCCGACACCTGCGCTACTTCGTGACGATCGCCGAGGAGCAGAGCTTCCGCCGGGCCGCCGAGAGACTCCACGTTTCGCAATCGCCGCTGAGCCGGCAGATGAAGGACCTCGAGGAGGAGATGGGCGTTGAGCTCTTCGAGCCGGAGGGACGTGGCATCAAGCTCACCGCCGCTGGGAAGGCCTTTGCCGAGAGAGCCCGGAGCATCCTGGCGAGCGTCGACGCGGCCGTCGACGAAGCCAAGGGAGTCGCTGAAGGCAGGCTCGGCACCGTGGTCATCGGCTTTGAAACGGGGACGACCTTCATGGGCGCGTTGCTGTCCCTCGTCGCGGCGTTTCGCAGGCGAACGCCCCGTGTCGGCCTGCAACTCATCCCCATGAGCAGCGTCGAGCAGTGGGCGGCCCTGCGACAGGGGACGATTGCCTTCGGCTACGGTGCCTACGCGCCCCACGACGACACCCTGGGCCACCTGGAGATGACTCGTGACCGGCTCGGGCTGCTTGTCTCCGCTGAGCATCGACTCGCACGGATCAAGAAGCTCCGGCTTCGAGACATCGAGAGCGAACGCGTGCTGCTCCAGCCACGTCAGCTCTATCCACGGCTCCACGCGGACATCATCACAGCGGCGAGAGAGCGAGGCGCGACGCTGCACGTGACGGCGGAGGTGCTCGACCTGGAGGCGCTCCTGGCGCTGGTGGTCATCGGCGACGCGGTCACCTTCCTCACGGAGAAGTTCTGGGAGCCGGCCGCGCGGACCTCGTTGGTGTGGCGCGAGGTCGAAGACCTCCACATCCATCTGAGCGAAGTCGTCACATGGCGAGCGGAGGACGAAGACGCGCCCGTGGTGCGAGCGCTGATCGAGAGCGCGCGGCAGGTGAGCCCGCTCCCGCGGCACGCCGCGACCTCCGAGGCCACCGAGCGAAAGCGTCGCGGGAAGCGCTGA
- a CDS encoding FAD-dependent monooxygenase, which produces MLVSGASISGLTTAYWLSRHGFAVTVVERAPHLRPGGHALDVRGPALEVAERMGILTTIRDRSTKLTGISVVDSAGEELFRSTECTLTGGRLDSPDVEILRDDLCDVLHGAVGNQVEYIFGDSIASLTQDESGVDATFVRAAPRRFALVVGADGLYSGVRRIAFGPDEQFLRALGDLYVATFGMPNFLGLERWQVMYSQPDSVGALVMGLRKDVNARTYLGFNAPRGLDYDFRDIDAQKRLLADRVAGAGWVIPRIVEHMLRATDFHFYSLSQVRMSNWSRGRVVLVGDAGYAVSLGTGQATSVAMVGAYVLAGELATHQDDLVAGVAAYEGELHDYVIRNQDIAVEQNARSDEPPDENATPGGLPDFGALTLPFALKNYQGGSRTISP; this is translated from the coding sequence GTGCTGGTTTCCGGCGCCAGTATTTCCGGTCTCACCACCGCCTACTGGCTCTCCCGTCATGGTTTCGCGGTCACGGTGGTCGAACGCGCGCCGCATCTGCGGCCGGGCGGTCATGCGCTCGATGTGCGCGGTCCGGCCCTGGAGGTCGCGGAGCGGATGGGCATCCTCACCACGATTCGCGATCGAAGCACGAAGCTGACGGGAATCTCCGTGGTCGACTCGGCCGGCGAGGAGCTCTTCCGGAGCACGGAGTGCACCTTGACGGGCGGCCGGCTCGACAGCCCCGATGTCGAGATCCTGCGGGACGACCTCTGTGACGTGCTTCACGGAGCCGTGGGCAACCAGGTCGAGTACATCTTCGGCGACTCCATCGCATCGCTGACCCAGGACGAGTCGGGCGTCGACGCCACGTTCGTCCGTGCCGCGCCTCGCCGCTTCGCGTTGGTGGTCGGCGCCGACGGATTGTATTCGGGAGTGCGGCGGATTGCCTTCGGCCCTGATGAGCAGTTCCTCCGCGCCTTGGGTGACCTGTACGTCGCGACCTTCGGCATGCCGAACTTCCTCGGTCTCGAGCGCTGGCAAGTGATGTATAGCCAGCCTGACTCGGTCGGCGCGCTGGTCATGGGCCTGCGAAAGGACGTCAACGCGAGGACGTATCTCGGCTTCAACGCGCCGCGAGGGCTCGACTACGACTTCCGCGACATCGACGCGCAGAAACGGCTCTTGGCCGATCGCGTCGCTGGCGCGGGCTGGGTGATCCCGCGGATCGTGGAGCACATGCTGCGCGCGACCGACTTCCATTTCTACTCGCTGAGTCAGGTCCGAATGAGCAACTGGTCGCGCGGGCGGGTCGTATTGGTCGGCGATGCCGGCTACGCCGTCTCCCTGGGGACGGGTCAGGCCACCTCGGTCGCGATGGTCGGCGCCTACGTCCTGGCCGGTGAGCTCGCCACGCACCAGGACGATCTGGTCGCCGGGGTGGCCGCGTATGAGGGCGAGCTACACGACTATGTGATTCGCAACCAAGACATCGCGGTGGAGCAGAACGCCAGGTCTGACGAACCGCCGGACGAGAACGCCACCCCCGGCGGCCTGCCGGATTTCGGAGCGCTGACGCTGCCGTTCGCGCTCAAGAACTACCAGGGCGGCTCGCGAACCATTTCGCCGTGA
- a CDS encoding ArsR/SmtB family transcription factor, with protein sequence MEQYSERLDGLFQAIADPTRRAVLKRLGKGPASISELAKPFDMALPSFMKHIHLLEDSGWIHTRKEGRVRTCVLDRKPFATVEAWLSEQRALWEGRTDRLEAFVTTQQKEEPE encoded by the coding sequence ATGGAACAGTATTCGGAGCGGTTGGACGGTCTCTTCCAGGCGATCGCCGACCCCACCCGCCGCGCGGTGTTGAAGCGGCTGGGCAAGGGGCCCGCGAGCATCAGTGAGTTGGCGAAGCCCTTCGACATGGCCCTGCCCTCTTTCATGAAACACATCCATCTGCTTGAGGACAGCGGATGGATCCATACACGCAAGGAAGGCCGCGTGCGCACGTGCGTCCTCGACAGGAAACCGTTCGCCACCGTGGAGGCCTGGCTGTCCGAGCAACGCGCCCTCTGGGAAGGCCGCACCGACAGGCTGGAGGCGTTCGTCACCACCCAACAAAAGGAAGAACCCGAATGA
- a CDS encoding glutathione S-transferase family protein: MSLTLYGFGRVNSKVVGLTRDLRVLWMLEETGLPYQVRGLDHPAGEFRSEEFRRLSPFSQAPVLDDEGFVLTETGAVVLYLAEKTGKLMPADLKGRAQVTRWCFAALNTLEPPLFQIAMIDLFGAEDPTGAQRRPGLVEWADRGLSGLEDWLKERPYLTGEEFTVADLLMTTVLREVRHGGVLERYPRVSAYRERCEARPSWQRTLDAYEQRLGVAAGSAR, encoded by the coding sequence ATGTCGCTCACGCTCTACGGCTTCGGCCGCGTCAACTCCAAGGTGGTGGGTCTCACGCGCGATCTGCGCGTCCTGTGGATGCTCGAGGAGACGGGCCTGCCCTACCAGGTGCGCGGCCTGGATCATCCCGCGGGTGAGTTCCGGAGCGAGGAGTTCCGGCGGCTGAGCCCCTTCTCCCAGGCCCCGGTGCTCGACGACGAGGGCTTCGTGCTCACCGAGACGGGCGCGGTGGTGCTCTACCTCGCGGAGAAGACGGGCAAGCTCATGCCCGCCGACCTGAAGGGCCGAGCCCAGGTGACGCGCTGGTGTTTCGCCGCGCTCAACACCCTGGAGCCCCCGCTGTTTCAGATCGCGATGATCGATCTGTTCGGCGCCGAGGATCCCACCGGGGCGCAGCGCCGGCCCGGCCTGGTGGAGTGGGCGGACCGGGGGTTGAGCGGGCTCGAGGACTGGCTGAAGGAGCGCCCGTACCTCACCGGGGAGGAGTTCACGGTCGCGGACCTGCTGATGACCACCGTGCTGCGCGAGGTGCGCCACGGGGGCGTGCTCGAGCGCTACCCCCGGGTCAGCGCCTATCGCGAGCGGTGCGAGGCGCGGCCCTCCTGGCAGCGGACCCTGGACGCCTACGAGCAGCGGCTCGGCGTGGCCGCGGGCAGCGCGCGCTAG
- a CDS encoding MDR family oxidoreductase, which yields MGGPIRALLTEKTEAGLSTTLTDLDPAELGEGDVTVRVEWSTVNYKDALALSGRGEIIKTLPLVGGIDLAGTVESSDDARFAPGDRVLVNGWDLSQTHHGGYSEKARVPANWLVPVPDAFSTRDAMAIGTAGYSAMLCVLALEHSGLTPDAGDVLVTGANGGVGSIAIALLSKLGYRVVASTGRVSEAEHLRALGAADVIDRNDLARPGPPLGPERWAGAVDAVGSHTLANVLARTRYRGVVAACGLAQGLDLPTSMAPFILRGITLAGIDSVRAPRDLRLAAWARLATDLELPKLAAATREIALADVPDTVAHLLRGEVRGRLVVRIP from the coding sequence ATGGGAGGCCCCATTCGCGCACTGCTGACAGAGAAGACCGAGGCCGGACTGTCGACGACCCTCACCGACCTCGATCCCGCCGAACTCGGCGAAGGCGACGTCACCGTCCGGGTCGAATGGTCGACGGTGAACTACAAGGACGCGCTCGCGCTTTCAGGGCGCGGCGAGATCATCAAGACACTGCCGCTGGTAGGCGGTATCGACCTCGCGGGCACCGTCGAGTCGTCGGATGACGCCCGGTTCGCGCCGGGCGACCGCGTGCTCGTCAACGGCTGGGACCTGAGCCAGACGCACCACGGCGGCTACTCCGAGAAGGCGCGCGTGCCGGCCAACTGGCTCGTCCCCGTGCCCGACGCCTTCAGCACGCGTGATGCCATGGCGATCGGGACGGCCGGCTACAGCGCAATGCTGTGCGTGCTCGCGCTCGAGCATTCCGGCCTGACACCCGATGCCGGCGATGTCCTCGTCACCGGTGCGAACGGCGGCGTCGGCTCCATCGCGATCGCACTGCTGTCGAAGCTTGGCTACCGGGTCGTCGCCTCCACCGGCCGCGTGTCGGAGGCGGAGCACCTTCGCGCGCTGGGCGCGGCGGATGTTATCGACCGCAATGACCTCGCGCGGCCCGGCCCGCCTCTGGGTCCGGAGCGCTGGGCCGGCGCGGTGGACGCCGTCGGCAGCCACACGCTCGCCAACGTTCTGGCGCGGACGCGCTACCGCGGCGTCGTGGCCGCCTGCGGACTCGCGCAGGGCCTGGACCTGCCGACGTCGATGGCGCCCTTCATCCTCCGCGGCATCACCCTGGCCGGTATCGATTCCGTGAGAGCGCCCCGTGATCTGCGGCTGGCGGCATGGGCACGCCTCGCGACGGATCTCGAGCTGCCCAAGCTGGCCGCCGCCACGCGGGAAATCGCACTCGCCGACGTCCCCGACACCGTCGCGCACCTGCTGCGCGGTGAGGTCAGGGGGCGCCTGGTGGTGCGGATTCCCTGA
- a CDS encoding acyl-CoA dehydrogenase C-terminal domain-containing protein: MQGLLGRVRATAEGDEGGEELNAERAALGQGLTAMETMLGKLGESVHHVGLQGNRVLMALADLIEGWLLVRHAAVALGRAKENPGDKAFYASNVASARWFCHEVLPGLEHAARMVERGDLKLMNLPDESF, encoded by the coding sequence TTGCAGGGATTGCTCGGACGGGTGCGCGCGACGGCGGAGGGAGACGAGGGCGGCGAGGAACTGAATGCCGAGCGCGCGGCGTTGGGCCAGGGGCTCACCGCGATGGAGACGATGCTGGGCAAGCTCGGCGAGTCCGTGCACCACGTGGGCCTGCAGGGCAACCGGGTGCTGATGGCGCTGGCGGATCTGATCGAGGGCTGGCTGCTGGTGCGGCACGCGGCGGTGGCGCTCGGGCGAGCGAAGGAGAACCCGGGAGACAAGGCCTTCTACGCGAGCAATGTCGCGAGCGCGCGCTGGTTCTGCCACGAGGTGCTACCGGGCCTGGAACACGCCGCGCGCATGGTGGAGCGCGGCGACTTGAAGTTGATGAACCTTCCCGACGAGTCGTTCTGA